From the genome of Pelobacter propionicus DSM 2379, one region includes:
- a CDS encoding cofactor-independent phosphoglycerate mutase: MKVIILLGDGMSDIAYSELGNRSPLQAASTPNMDFMARNGQVGLARTVPDGLPPGSDVANLSVFGYDPRDCYTGRSPLEAISMGVELGPDDVAFRMNLVTLRQASTSVFMEDFSAGHITTAEGRLLVQALQEKLGSSEFEFHPGVSYRHLMVWRGGRDGMLLTPPHDISGRPILEYLPSGDGSERLNEIMNHAQMVLHDHPVNKQREQEGKPQANSVWLWGHGKTPRVASYGEKFGLTGAVISAVDLIKGIGLCAGLDVINVEGATGFIDTNYLGKAKAALAALEDHDFVYVHVEAPDEAAHAGRMDYKLQAIEDFDRQVVGTVLEGIGTFGEYAILCTPDHPTPVNIMTHTADPVPFIIYRGGEGKGNGATAYDEEQARSTGLAVEGHRLMEMLLEK, encoded by the coding sequence ATGAAGGTCATCATTCTCCTGGGCGATGGCATGTCGGACATCGCCTACAGCGAACTGGGCAACCGCTCCCCTCTCCAGGCGGCGTCGACCCCCAACATGGATTTCATGGCTCGAAACGGTCAGGTGGGGCTGGCCCGGACCGTTCCCGACGGCCTGCCCCCGGGCAGCGATGTCGCCAATCTGTCTGTGTTCGGTTATGACCCGCGCGACTGCTACACCGGACGCTCACCCCTGGAGGCCATCAGCATGGGGGTCGAACTGGGGCCGGATGACGTCGCCTTCCGCATGAACCTGGTCACCCTCAGGCAGGCCAGCACCAGCGTCTTCATGGAGGATTTCTCCGCCGGCCACATTACCACCGCCGAGGGGCGCCTGCTGGTGCAGGCCCTGCAGGAGAAGTTGGGTAGCTCCGAATTCGAGTTTCATCCCGGGGTCAGCTACCGCCACCTGATGGTCTGGCGGGGGGGCAGGGACGGCATGCTGCTCACCCCACCCCATGACATCAGCGGCAGGCCCATACTGGAGTACCTCCCCAGCGGTGATGGCTCCGAGCGGCTGAATGAAATCATGAACCATGCCCAGATGGTGCTGCACGATCATCCGGTCAACAAGCAGCGGGAGCAGGAGGGGAAGCCCCAGGCCAATTCGGTCTGGCTGTGGGGGCATGGCAAGACCCCCCGCGTCGCCTCCTACGGGGAGAAGTTCGGCTTGACCGGCGCGGTCATCTCCGCCGTGGACCTGATCAAGGGGATCGGCCTCTGCGCCGGCCTGGATGTGATCAACGTGGAGGGGGCCACCGGTTTCATCGACACCAACTACCTGGGCAAGGCCAAGGCCGCCCTGGCCGCCCTGGAGGACCACGATTTCGTCTATGTCCATGTGGAGGCGCCGGACGAGGCCGCTCATGCTGGCAGGATGGATTACAAGCTCCAGGCCATCGAGGACTTCGACCGCCAGGTGGTGGGAACCGTGCTGGAGGGGATCGGCACGTTCGGCGAGTACGCCATTCTCTGCACGCCGGATCATCCCACGCCGGTCAACATCATGACCCATACCGCTGATCCGGTGCCGTTCATCATCTACCGCGGTGGCGAGGGGAAGGGGAATGGCGCCACGGCCTATGACGAGGAGCAGGCCAGGTCCACCGGACTGGCCGTCGAAGGGCATCGCCTGATGGAGATGCTGCTGGAAAAATAA
- a CDS encoding metal-dependent transcriptional regulator, which yields MKLSDKAEEVLEALWIAVEEERVPGLDPAKLGIALDDPAFAELSERALVEIRQGVVYFRPEGREEGRMTIRRHRLAERLMMDVLNIRGEDGNLKACQFEHLLSEGVDTKVCTMLNHPTTCPHGKPIPPGECCHQALAEGDLGVVALTELKSGQEGEIAYIQTDDSKKMQKLMAMGVLPGNRITLVQAFPSYIFRVGYSEFAIDTNLAKEIFVRK from the coding sequence ATGAAACTGTCCGATAAGGCGGAAGAGGTACTGGAGGCGTTGTGGATCGCGGTTGAAGAGGAGCGGGTGCCCGGCCTTGATCCCGCCAAGCTGGGCATCGCCCTGGACGACCCGGCCTTCGCGGAGCTGAGCGAGCGCGCCCTGGTGGAGATCAGGCAGGGGGTGGTCTATTTCCGGCCCGAAGGGAGGGAAGAGGGGCGCATGACCATTCGTCGTCACCGCCTGGCGGAGCGGCTGATGATGGACGTGCTCAACATCCGCGGCGAGGATGGCAATCTCAAGGCCTGCCAGTTCGAGCACCTGCTCAGCGAGGGGGTCGATACCAAGGTCTGTACCATGCTCAACCACCCCACCACCTGCCCCCACGGAAAGCCGATCCCGCCGGGTGAATGCTGCCATCAGGCGTTGGCCGAGGGGGACCTGGGAGTGGTGGCGCTGACCGAGCTCAAGTCGGGACAGGAGGGGGAAATCGCCTATATCCAGACCGATGACAGCAAGAAGATGCAGAAACTGATGGCCATGGGGGTCCTGCCGGGAAACAGGATCACCCTGGTGCAGGCCTTTCCCTCGTACATCTTCCGGGTGGGCTACTCCGAGTTCGCCATTGACACCAACCTGGCCAAAGAGATTTTCGTCAGGAAATAG
- the amrS gene encoding AmmeMemoRadiSam system radical SAM enzyme, protein MKEAMFYECESGGRVRCGLCRFHCLIADGARGICAVRENRGGTLFSLVYGKLCAENVDPIEKKPLFHVMPGSSSFSIATVGCNFHCRHCQNYSISQVQGGDRIAGHDQTPEEVVSHALANGCRSISYTYTEPTVFFEFAYDTAKLARDAGLLNIFVTNGYISSQALATIAPFLDAANIDLKGFSERFYRDIVHARLSEVLDSIIQYRSQGIWIELTTLIIPGLNDADNELEGIARFIVSNLGADTPWHVSRFYPTFKLTDRPPTPPETLRRTMEIGRAAGLNYVYEGNVPGSGGEDTSCPSCSARLVERSGFTVQRNEIENGACPHCGTAIAGIGM, encoded by the coding sequence ATGAAGGAAGCCATGTTCTACGAATGTGAAAGCGGGGGGCGGGTGCGCTGCGGGCTCTGCAGGTTTCATTGCCTGATCGCCGATGGCGCCAGGGGTATCTGCGCCGTACGCGAGAATCGCGGCGGAACCCTGTTCAGCCTGGTCTATGGAAAGCTGTGCGCCGAAAACGTGGACCCCATCGAGAAAAAACCGCTCTTCCACGTCATGCCGGGAAGCAGCTCCTTTTCCATCGCAACGGTGGGGTGCAATTTCCACTGCCGCCACTGCCAGAATTACTCCATCTCCCAGGTACAGGGCGGCGACCGGATAGCGGGGCACGACCAGACGCCGGAGGAGGTCGTAAGCCATGCCCTGGCCAATGGGTGCCGATCCATCTCCTACACCTATACCGAGCCGACCGTGTTCTTCGAATTCGCCTACGACACGGCAAAACTGGCCCGGGATGCGGGGCTGTTGAACATATTCGTCACCAACGGCTACATCAGCAGCCAGGCCCTGGCAACGATAGCCCCCTTCCTGGACGCGGCCAACATCGACCTGAAGGGATTCAGCGAACGTTTCTACCGTGACATTGTCCATGCCCGCCTGTCCGAGGTGCTCGACTCGATCATCCAGTACCGCAGCCAGGGGATCTGGATCGAGCTGACCACCCTGATCATCCCCGGCCTGAACGACGCGGACAACGAACTGGAGGGAATCGCCCGCTTCATAGTCAGCAACCTGGGCGCCGACACCCCCTGGCACGTAAGCCGCTTCTATCCCACCTTCAAGCTGACCGACCGCCCCCCCACCCCGCCGGAAACCCTGCGCCGGACAATGGAGATCGGGCGGGCCGCCGGGCTGAACTACGTCTACGAGGGGAACGTGCCCGGCAGTGGTGGCGAAGACACCTCCTGCCCCTCCTGCTCCGCCCGACTGGTGGAGCGCAGCGGCTTCACCGTCCAGCGCAACGAAATCGAAAACGGTGCCTGCCCGCACTGCGGAACAGCCATCGCCGGCATCGGCATGTGA
- a CDS encoding AI-2E family transporter, with protein sequence MDRTLLNTLFGYTFTLLMCYLLFTILAPFLTTMVWAGTIGAISYPLYDKLLARFRCRENLAAVAMTTLVVLALIIPLVGLIFTLARETALAYQYIEGVTSGQSGSFMESILRHPQVSPLLDRIRPLTGSFNLELDSMLLPALKRGLASLLNYSTGIVKNFLGFLIKLMLMLITLFFIYRDGRHFLRRFWPVVGIDEKMRATIATTITRVLDAVLYGFLLTCLVQGTLGGLGFWVAGLPSPFLFGILMTVCAPIPLIGTAMIWMPGAIYLLTQGRILAGVLLMVWSAVAVSGIDNIIRPLFISGRAKLPIPVVIFGVLGGLLAFGLTGVVAGPVIVALFLVFFESYGEKEMAEE encoded by the coding sequence ATGGACCGAACACTACTAAATACGCTATTTGGTTACACTTTCACCCTGCTGATGTGCTACCTGCTCTTCACCATTCTGGCGCCGTTTCTGACTACCATGGTCTGGGCCGGGACGATCGGAGCCATCAGCTATCCGCTCTACGACAAACTGCTGGCCCGCTTCCGTTGCCGCGAAAACCTGGCAGCGGTTGCCATGACCACGCTGGTGGTGCTGGCGCTGATCATCCCCCTGGTGGGACTGATCTTCACCCTGGCGCGGGAAACGGCCCTGGCCTACCAGTACATTGAGGGTGTAACCAGCGGACAATCCGGCAGTTTCATGGAAAGCATCCTGCGCCACCCCCAGGTTTCCCCCCTGCTGGACAGGATCAGGCCGCTGACCGGCTCGTTCAACCTGGAACTGGACAGCATGCTCCTGCCGGCGCTCAAGCGCGGGCTGGCCTCCCTGCTGAACTACTCCACCGGAATCGTGAAGAACTTTCTCGGCTTCCTGATCAAGCTGATGCTGATGCTGATCACCCTCTTCTTCATCTACCGGGACGGCAGGCATTTCCTGAGACGTTTCTGGCCGGTGGTGGGAATCGACGAAAAGATGCGGGCGACCATTGCCACCACCATTACGCGGGTTCTGGACGCGGTACTGTACGGCTTTCTGCTGACCTGTCTGGTGCAGGGGACCCTGGGCGGCCTGGGCTTCTGGGTTGCCGGCCTCCCCTCCCCCTTCCTGTTCGGCATCCTGATGACCGTCTGCGCGCCGATCCCGCTGATCGGCACCGCCATGATCTGGATGCCGGGCGCCATCTACCTGCTGACCCAGGGAAGGATACTGGCCGGCGTTCTGCTGATGGTCTGGAGCGCCGTGGCGGTGAGCGGCATCGACAACATCATCCGCCCCCTGTTCATCAGTGGCAGGGCCAAACTCCCCATCCCGGTCGTGATATTCGGGGTTTTGGGGGGGCTTTTGGCCTTCGGACTGACCGGCGTGGTGGCGGGACCAGTGATCGTAGCGCTCTTCCTGGTGTTCTTCGAATCCTACGGCGAAAAGGAAATGGCAGAGGAATAG
- a CDS encoding TMEM165/GDT1 family protein: MQTTIFLSTFGLIFLAELGDKTQLTALALALRYPWKRVFIGIAAAFALLNLAAVVVGKLLFLLLPLFWVSMVSGLLFLFFGFTTLRHACAIADDDGSPPPASSAVRTAFVMIFMAELGDKTQLVTASQAARHSASLEGMGMVFAASTLALLLVSLLGIFAGRQLVRVIPLCWIHRAAGVMFLLFGTVTLWKLWGM; the protein is encoded by the coding sequence ATGCAAACTACGATTTTTTTAAGCACCTTTGGCCTGATCTTTTTGGCCGAACTTGGAGACAAGACCCAGCTCACCGCCCTGGCGCTGGCGCTGCGCTACCCCTGGAAGCGGGTTTTTATCGGCATTGCCGCTGCGTTCGCCCTGCTCAACCTGGCAGCGGTCGTCGTGGGAAAGCTGCTGTTCCTGCTGCTCCCGCTCTTCTGGGTGTCCATGGTATCGGGGCTGCTCTTCCTCTTCTTTGGCTTCACCACCCTGCGCCATGCCTGCGCCATCGCCGATGACGACGGATCGCCCCCCCCGGCGTCCAGCGCCGTGCGCACCGCCTTTGTCATGATCTTCATGGCCGAACTGGGCGACAAGACCCAGTTGGTTACCGCCAGCCAGGCGGCACGCCATTCGGCCAGCCTGGAGGGGATGGGCATGGTCTTCGCGGCCTCAACGCTGGCCCTGCTGCTGGTATCGCTCTTGGGAATCTTCGCCGGCAGGCAACTGGTACGCGTGATTCCGCTCTGCTGGATCCATCGCGCGGCCGGAGTGATGTTCCTGCTGTTCGGCACTGTCACGCTCTGGAAGCTCTGGGGAATGTAG
- the feoB gene encoding ferrous iron transport protein B — protein sequence MASCCANQTEVSNRGDTLKRVVLVGNPNVGKSVLFNALTGAYVTVSNYPGTSVEVSRGNATIQGRSWQVIDTPGMYSIHTITEEERVAREIILHETPDVVLHVLDARNLERMLAMTIQLIEAGLPVILVVNIMDEAERMGLKIDLNLLQERLGIPVIGAATARKRGLDQIRSALASYASGKEGAAPMQFPYASPLERNVQEVVGLMKGEYILSRRALAILLLQRDEEIVSLVREREGEGYAAIAAKVASISFERRESFHLDLSLERNSMVRNLVKGAFVAPDTRVVTWSEHLSRWAVNPLTGVPLLLLVLYFGLYRFVGDFGAGTLVDLLENRLFMERFNPWITGWVKEIVPWEIIQELFVGEYGIITLGIRYAVGIILPIVATFFIFFSFLEDTGYFPRLALLVDRVFKRFGMTGRAVIPMVLGFGCDTMATMVTRTLETVRERVIATILLSLAIPCSAQLGVIIALLSKAPGALAVWGGCLMLLFVVVGLLATRVLPGDAPMFYMELPPMRLPQVSNVLTKTYTRMQWYFLEILPLFVLASVLLWLGKVTGFFEKAVDAMTPLMASLGLPRETAVAFIFGFFRRDYGAAGLYDLQTKGLMDARQLTVAAVTLTLFIPCVAQFLIMKKERGWKVAGAIGLFVSCLAFGSGYLLNQVLLITGLLT from the coding sequence ATGGCATCATGTTGCGCGAATCAGACGGAAGTGTCGAACAGGGGGGATACCCTCAAACGGGTAGTCCTGGTGGGCAACCCCAATGTGGGCAAGAGTGTGCTGTTCAATGCCCTCACCGGGGCGTATGTCACCGTTTCAAACTACCCCGGAACCTCGGTGGAGGTCTCCCGAGGCAACGCGACGATCCAGGGCAGGAGCTGGCAGGTCATCGACACCCCCGGCATGTACTCGATCCACACCATCACCGAGGAGGAGCGGGTTGCCCGCGAGATCATCCTCCACGAAACACCCGACGTGGTACTGCACGTCCTAGATGCCCGAAACCTGGAGCGGATGCTGGCCATGACCATCCAGTTGATCGAGGCCGGGCTTCCGGTGATCCTGGTGGTCAACATCATGGATGAAGCGGAACGCATGGGGCTGAAGATCGACCTGAATCTGCTGCAGGAACGCCTGGGCATTCCGGTGATCGGGGCAGCCACGGCCCGCAAGCGCGGACTGGATCAGATACGCTCTGCCCTTGCTTCCTACGCAAGCGGAAAGGAAGGGGCGGCGCCGATGCAATTCCCCTACGCCAGTCCGCTGGAACGCAACGTGCAGGAGGTGGTTGGGCTGATGAAGGGGGAATATATCCTCTCTCGCCGCGCCCTGGCTATTCTGCTCTTGCAGCGGGACGAGGAGATCGTCTCCCTGGTGCGGGAGCGTGAGGGCGAGGGATATGCGGCCATCGCCGCAAAAGTCGCTTCCATCTCCTTCGAGCGCCGCGAATCCTTTCACCTGGACCTCTCCCTTGAGCGTAACAGCATGGTCAGGAATCTGGTCAAAGGCGCCTTCGTGGCACCGGATACGCGGGTGGTGACCTGGTCCGAGCATCTCTCCCGCTGGGCGGTGAACCCCTTGACCGGTGTGCCGTTGCTGCTGCTGGTGCTCTACTTCGGCCTGTACCGCTTTGTCGGCGATTTCGGCGCCGGCACCCTGGTGGACCTGCTGGAAAACCGGCTGTTCATGGAGCGTTTCAATCCCTGGATTACCGGCTGGGTCAAGGAGATCGTCCCCTGGGAGATCATCCAGGAACTGTTCGTGGGCGAGTACGGCATCATCACCCTGGGTATACGCTACGCGGTGGGGATCATCCTGCCGATCGTGGCCACCTTCTTCATCTTCTTTTCTTTTCTTGAGGATACCGGCTATTTCCCGCGCCTGGCGCTGCTGGTGGATCGCGTCTTCAAGAGGTTCGGCATGACCGGCCGGGCGGTGATCCCCATGGTGCTTGGCTTCGGCTGCGACACCATGGCAACCATGGTGACCCGAACCCTTGAGACGGTACGTGAACGGGTGATCGCCACGATCCTGCTCTCCCTGGCGATTCCCTGCTCGGCCCAACTGGGGGTTATCATTGCCCTGCTCTCCAAGGCGCCCGGCGCGCTGGCAGTGTGGGGCGGCTGCCTGATGCTGCTGTTCGTGGTCGTCGGCCTCTTGGCCACCCGGGTGCTGCCGGGAGATGCGCCCATGTTCTACATGGAGCTTCCCCCCATGCGCCTGCCGCAGGTGAGTAATGTGCTGACCAAGACCTACACCCGCATGCAGTGGTACTTCCTGGAGATACTGCCGCTGTTCGTGCTGGCGTCGGTACTGCTCTGGCTGGGCAAGGTGACCGGTTTCTTCGAGAAGGCGGTTGACGCCATGACGCCGCTCATGGCGTCCCTGGGGCTTCCCCGGGAGACGGCGGTGGCATTCATCTTCGGTTTCTTCCGTCGCGATTACGGTGCCGCCGGCCTGTACGACCTGCAGACCAAGGGTTTGATGGATGCCCGCCAGCTGACCGTGGCTGCCGTTACCCTGACCCTGTTCATCCCCTGTGTGGCCCAGTTCCTGATCATGAAGAAGGAGCGGGGGTGGAAGGTAGCCGGAGCCATCGGCCTGTTCGTGAGCTGTCTTGCCTTCGGCAGCGGCTATCTGCTCAACCAGGTGCTGTTGATCACCGGATTGTTGACGTGA
- a CDS encoding Fur family transcriptional regulator: MILEKKHAFNRFAAGKGLRSTRQREIILDFFLATHQHVSVEELYLKIKAVHPGIGSATVYRTLKLFVEAGLAREVLLHDGQTRYEHVVEGEHHDHLVCTGCNAVIEFENETIEKLQDEIATRHGFLIKSHKLEIYGLCARCRAAAKT, from the coding sequence ATGATTCTCGAAAAGAAGCATGCGTTCAACAGGTTTGCCGCGGGCAAGGGGCTGCGCTCCACCAGGCAGCGCGAAATCATCCTTGATTTCTTCCTCGCCACCCATCAGCACGTCAGCGTCGAAGAGTTGTATCTGAAGATCAAGGCGGTGCATCCCGGCATTGGTAGCGCAACGGTTTACCGCACCCTCAAGCTGTTCGTTGAGGCCGGACTGGCCCGCGAGGTGCTGCTGCATGACGGGCAGACCCGCTACGAACATGTGGTGGAAGGTGAGCACCACGATCACCTGGTCTGTACCGGCTGCAACGCGGTCATCGAGTTCGAGAACGAGACCATCGAGAAGTTGCAGGATGAGATCGCCACCCGCCACGGTTTTCTGATCAAGAGTCACAAGCTGGAGATTTACGGGCTCTGCGCCCGCTGCCGCGCAGCGGCGAAGACCTAG
- a CDS encoding nitroreductase family protein — protein MSLITIDHTTCLRDGICHAVCPLRLFETDSEGFPEFRTGADSKCIACGHCVAVCPVSAVHHQTLSLEQAPLLNQALTVSPSALGQLLMGRRSVREFRPEPVPRELVHEAIEVARWAPSAVNRQPVHWLVIQDPAEVRQLAALVIDFLRRRSEEEPQYAPYVRLWEEGKDPVLRNAPHLIVVHAPDDWTWSGVDCAIALTQFELAAVANGIGTCWGGFLMRAANGHGPLKERLAIPAGHSVQGALMYGFPLYRYQRIPSRQAARVVWR, from the coding sequence ATGAGCCTGATAACCATCGACCACACCACCTGCCTGCGTGACGGCATCTGTCATGCTGTCTGCCCGCTGCGGCTTTTCGAGACGGACAGCGAGGGATTTCCGGAGTTCCGGACGGGTGCCGACTCCAAGTGCATCGCCTGCGGCCACTGCGTCGCCGTCTGCCCCGTCTCCGCGGTCCACCACCAGACCCTGTCGCTGGAGCAGGCGCCTCTCCTCAACCAGGCGCTTACGGTTTCGCCGTCTGCCCTGGGGCAGCTGCTCATGGGCCGCCGTTCCGTCCGTGAATTCCGGCCGGAACCGGTTCCCCGCGAACTGGTGCACGAAGCCATCGAGGTTGCCCGCTGGGCGCCGTCGGCGGTGAATCGCCAGCCGGTGCACTGGCTGGTGATACAGGATCCCGCGGAGGTCAGGCAGCTGGCTGCTCTCGTGATCGACTTTTTGCGCAGGCGCAGCGAAGAGGAGCCGCAGTACGCCCCCTATGTCAGGCTGTGGGAGGAGGGTAAGGATCCGGTGCTGCGCAACGCGCCCCACCTGATTGTTGTCCACGCCCCCGACGACTGGACCTGGAGCGGGGTGGACTGTGCCATTGCCCTGACCCAGTTCGAGCTTGCCGCCGTTGCCAACGGCATCGGCACCTGCTGGGGCGGCTTCCTGATGCGGGCGGCCAACGGGCATGGGCCGCTCAAGGAGCGGCTGGCTATCCCGGCCGGTCACAGCGTCCAGGGGGCGCTCATGTACGGCTTTCCCCTGTACCGCTACCAGCGTATTCCGTCGCGCCAGGCAGCCAGGGTGGTGTGGAGATGA
- a CDS encoding NADH:flavin oxidoreductase, with amino-acid sequence MAKLFEKSVIKSMELDNRFVRSATWEGMAGTDGSCTQPLIDQTAALAEGGVGLIITGHAFVSPEGQAGPWQIGVHRDDLLPGLTCMADAVHRAGGKIALQIAHAGCYGFASGTGIEAVGPSCGIPDKTPPCRELTREEIGVIRAAFGRAAGRAKSAGFDAVQIHAAHGYLLSEFLSPFFNRRNDEYGGPVENRARIVLEVLESVRQEVGDDYPVLIKLNSQDFIDGGLSVDDMLVVAVLLEKGGVDAIEMSGGTIYASGELSAIRTGVLATPEEEVYYRDAALRFKQEIAVPLMLVGGVRSLEVAEALVEDGVTDYVSLCRPLIREPGLVNRWRSGDRRKAGCLSENACFGPLMKGEGLVCPLKRGES; translated from the coding sequence ATGGCGAAACTTTTTGAAAAGAGCGTTATCAAATCCATGGAGCTTGACAACCGCTTCGTCCGTTCCGCAACCTGGGAAGGAATGGCGGGAACGGATGGCTCCTGTACCCAGCCGCTGATCGACCAGACAGCCGCTCTTGCCGAAGGAGGGGTGGGGCTGATCATCACCGGTCACGCCTTTGTCAGCCCGGAGGGGCAGGCCGGGCCGTGGCAGATCGGGGTGCACCGTGATGATCTGCTGCCAGGCCTGACCTGCATGGCCGATGCCGTGCACCGGGCAGGCGGGAAAATCGCCCTGCAGATCGCCCATGCAGGATGCTACGGCTTTGCCTCCGGAACCGGCATTGAGGCGGTCGGCCCCTCGTGCGGCATTCCGGACAAGACCCCCCCTTGTCGGGAACTCACTCGGGAAGAGATCGGCGTTATCCGGGCCGCCTTCGGCAGGGCAGCCGGCCGGGCCAAGTCGGCCGGTTTCGACGCAGTCCAGATCCATGCCGCTCACGGCTATCTGCTGAGTGAATTCCTCTCCCCCTTCTTTAACCGGCGCAACGACGAGTACGGAGGCCCGGTGGAGAACCGGGCTCGCATCGTTCTGGAGGTCCTGGAGAGCGTCAGGCAGGAGGTGGGTGACGACTATCCGGTGCTGATCAAGCTCAATTCCCAGGACTTCATCGACGGCGGTCTCTCGGTGGATGACATGCTTGTCGTTGCCGTCCTTCTGGAGAAGGGGGGAGTGGATGCCATCGAGATGAGCGGTGGCACCATCTACGCCTCGGGCGAGCTCTCGGCCATCCGCACCGGCGTGCTGGCCACACCCGAAGAGGAGGTCTACTACCGGGATGCGGCGTTGCGTTTTAAACAAGAGATTGCTGTCCCGCTGATGCTGGTGGGAGGGGTCCGCTCCCTGGAGGTTGCCGAGGCCCTGGTGGAGGACGGCGTCACTGACTACGTATCCCTCTGCCGCCCCCTGATCCGGGAACCGGGGCTGGTCAATCGCTGGCGCTCCGGTGACCGGCGCAAGGCGGGCTGCCTTTCGGAAAACGCCTGCTTCGGGCCGCTGATGAAGGGAGAGGGGCTGGTCTGCCCGCTGAAAAGGGGGGAGTCGTAG
- a CDS encoding TerC family protein → MSEQSLLWVAFGLLMTIMLAIDLGLNRRAHKVSFRQALSWSIIWVSLALAFNAGIYTVLGKTKALEFFAGYIIEKSLSVDNLFVFIMIFGYFNIRGEHQARILKWGIIGALVLRGLFIFTGIELLTNFHWLFYLFGALLLFTAWKMAFGGNDEVDPENNLLVKLARRLFPFTKRVRGDWFFTRRQGMLVASPLFLSLVMVESSDVVFAIDSIPAIFAVTLDPFIVFSSNIFAIMGLRALYFLLAGMIGMFAYLKLAISFILAFVGGKMIATASGFHIPIQVSLTIIFTTLALAVLASLLADARNNRQIAHLENK, encoded by the coding sequence ATGTCAGAACAATCGCTACTATGGGTCGCCTTCGGCCTGCTGATGACAATCATGCTGGCCATCGATCTGGGATTAAACCGCAGGGCGCATAAAGTCTCGTTCCGCCAGGCCCTGTCCTGGAGCATCATCTGGGTCTCCCTGGCGCTGGCGTTCAACGCCGGCATCTACACCGTGCTGGGCAAGACCAAGGCGCTGGAGTTCTTTGCCGGCTACATCATCGAGAAATCGCTCTCCGTGGATAACCTGTTCGTTTTCATCATGATCTTCGGCTACTTCAACATCCGCGGCGAGCACCAGGCCCGCATCCTCAAGTGGGGCATCATCGGCGCGCTCGTGCTGCGCGGTCTGTTCATCTTCACCGGCATCGAACTGCTGACCAACTTTCACTGGCTGTTCTACCTGTTCGGCGCCCTGCTCCTGTTCACCGCCTGGAAGATGGCCTTCGGCGGGAACGACGAGGTTGACCCGGAGAACAACCTGCTGGTGAAACTGGCCCGCAGACTCTTCCCCTTCACGAAACGGGTGCGCGGCGACTGGTTTTTCACCCGCCGCCAGGGAATGCTGGTGGCAAGCCCGCTGTTCCTGTCGCTGGTAATGGTGGAGAGCAGCGATGTCGTCTTCGCCATCGACTCAATTCCGGCCATCTTCGCCGTAACCCTGGACCCGTTCATCGTCTTCAGCTCGAACATCTTCGCCATCATGGGGCTGAGAGCGCTCTACTTCCTGCTGGCAGGGATGATCGGCATGTTCGCCTACCTCAAGCTGGCCATATCCTTCATCCTGGCCTTCGTGGGCGGCAAGATGATCGCCACCGCCAGCGGATTCCACATCCCCATCCAGGTCTCCCTGACCATCATCTTCACCACCCTGGCCCTGGCGGTGCTCGCCTCATTGCTGGCCGACGCCCGGAACAACCGCCAGATCGCCCACCTCGAAAACAAATAG